In Cryptococcus tetragattii IND107 chromosome 5, whole genome shotgun sequence, one genomic interval encodes:
- a CDS encoding acetoacetate-CoA ligase, with amino-acid sequence MFDPKEKPLWTPTDPTTTQTNLFLSHINKVHSLSLTTYAELWEWSCAHRSDFWSALWDWEHVIGDKNVKENDKVVDEDKTPEENPLWFADSSLNWAENQLRHAKSRPDDIAIIQVSEPCVPYIPPIKQITQAELYSLVGKAQRSLRAAGVGKGDRVAFWGGNCLEAVVTVLATSSIGGIFSSAAADFGIDGVVERLEQIQPKVLIVTNGVIYGGTPRPLLPRVAPLLDILKNPPSVVVSVDHLPEELVPTFAEVKEKLVRWDDWLDQEDGEVNFLRMGFNEPIWILFSSGTTGKPKAIVHRQGGMLLDSLREHHLAGDISSSDIFFYYTTPGWMMFQYLISGLATGATIVLYEGSPLKPPSYLWSLIDELGITVFGTSAKWIEQVEKHYPEVGKNHSLKTLKQILSTGSPLPGGLFDFIYGKVKKDVLVGSVTGGTDICSVFAGRNTCLPVFRGEIQSRMLGFALDTDSNSDHPGELICHKAFPIEPLGFWPLPGYGFEKAQVEEAQKRFKDSYFKGDKGIWYHGDYVQITPSRLGNGGGLVMLGRSDGVLNPGGIRFGPTDIYSVLENPTFAKEGVEETLVVGLMCDGGADEKVVLFVKMREDKKLDQGLLATIKTSIRMARSARHVPAKIIQVSDIPVTLTGKRVEVPIRKVINGAPINSINPSTLRNPECLEEYAQMGKKMREEEGMGAGTFAQC; translated from the exons ATGTTCGATCCTAAAGAGAAGCCTCTCTGGACCCCAACCGACCCCACAACCACCCAAACAAATCTGTTCCTCTCGCACATCAATAAGGTGCATTCCCTCTCACTCACCACCTACGCCGAGTTGTGGGAGTGGTCATGTGCCCACCGTTCAGACTTTTGGTCTGCCCTTTGGGACTGGGAACACGTTATCGGAGACAAGAATGTGAAAGAGAATGACAAGGTGGTAGACGAAGACAAGACGCCTGAGGAGAACCCACTCTGGTTCGCCGACTCATCTCTCAATTGGGCTGAAAACCAACTTCGGCACGCCAAATCTCGACCTGATGATATAGCCATAATTCAAGTATCCGAACCATGCGTGCCGTATATCCCTCCTATCAAACAGATCACCCAAGCCGAACTTTACTCCCTCGTCGGAAAAGCGCAGCGATCCCTCCGAGCAGCTGGCGTGGGCAAAGGGGATAGGGTCGCATTCTGGGGTGGAAACTGCCTTGAAGCGGTCGTCACTGTATTAGCCACCTCATCTATTGGCGGGATCTTCTCGTCGGCAGCAGCGGATTTTGGCATTGACGGTGTTGTAGAGCGTCTCGAGCAGATTCAACCCAAAGTACTCATCGTCACCAACGGCGTCATATACGGGGGAACCCCACGCCCGCTTTTACCACGCGTCGCGCCCTTACTTGACATACTAAAAAATCCTCCTAGTGTCGTAGTGAGCGTAGATCATCTCCCAGAGGAATTGGTACCGACTTTTGCagaggtcaaggagaagtTGGTGAGATGGGACGATTGGTTggatcaagaagatggtgaggtGAACTTTCTGAGGATGGGGTTCAATGAACCGATATGGATCCTATTCTCCAGTGGGACAACAGGGAAACCCAAAGCTATCGTT CATCGTCAAGGCGGAATGCTCCTCGATTCTCTTCGTGAACACCATCTTGCAGGTGAtatttcctcttccgacATCTTTTTCTATTACACCACCCCGGGCTGGATGATGTTCCAATATCTTATCTCTGGCTTGGCCACGGGTGCTACAATTGTACTGTATGAAGGATCCCCGCTGAAACCGCCTTCTTACCTTTGGTCATTAATCGATGAGCTCGGTATCACTGTCTTTGGAACGAGCGCAAAGTGGATAGAGCAGGTGGAGAAACATTATCCTGAAGTAGGCAAGAACCATAGTTTGAAAACTTTGAAACAAATCTTGAGTACGGGAAGCCCATTACCTGGGGGACTATTTGATTTCATATATGGAAAGGTGAAAAAAGATGTCTTGGTTGGCTCGGTGACAG GTGGTACGGACATTTGTTCAGTGTTTGCGGGTCGTAACACCTGTCTGCCAGTCTTTCGGGGAGAGATACAGTCGCGCATGTTGGGCTT CGCACTTGACACAGATAGCAACTCTGATCATCCAGGAGAACTCATCTGCCACAAAGCCTTCCCAATCGAGCCACTTGGATTCTGGCCTTTACCTGGATACGGGTTTGAGAAGGCacaagtggaagaggcacAAAAACGGTTTAAGGATAGTTATTTCAAAGGAGATAAAGGGATTTGGTACCATGGCGACTA TGTTCAGATAACACCATCTCGACTAGGAAACGGCGGGGGCTTGGTCATGCTCGGCCGTTCTGACGGTGTTCTCAACCCTGGAGGTATCCGTTTCGGACCGACAGATATCTACTCTGTGCTCGAAAACCCGACGTTTGCGAAAGAAGGCGTGGAGGAGACATTGGTGGTCGGATTGATGTGTGATGGTGGAGCGGATGAAAAAGTTGTTTTGTTTGTCAAG ATGCGAGAAGATAAGAAATTAGATCAAGGTCTATTGGCAACAATCAAGACCAGTATAAGGATGGCGAGGAGTGCGAGGCATGTGCCAGCAAAG ATCATACAAGTGTCAGATATCCCTGTTACCCTCACTGGTAAACGGGTTGAAG tgCCCATTCGGAAGGTGATCAACGGTGCTCCTATCAATAGCATCAATCCTTCTACGTTGCGAAATCCGGAATGTCTGGAGGAGTACGCACAGATGGGTAAGAAGATgcgagaggaagaggggatgggTGCTGGTACATTTGCACAATGTTGA